From the Acetonema longum DSM 6540 genome, one window contains:
- a CDS encoding (2Fe-2S) ferredoxin domain-containing protein, whose protein sequence is MSVAQKRSEKNHNYFRRGAAMIRISICVGSACHLRGAHGVLNAFIALIDKYQVQGAVDLEGNFCQGYCTEGVVIKIGNEIITNVSQEKVYDLFAEKVLGRDGT, encoded by the coding sequence ATTAGCGTAGCTCAAAAAAGAAGTGAAAAAAATCACAATTACTTTAGACGAGGTGCGGCAATGATTAGAATATCCATTTGTGTTGGCAGTGCCTGTCATTTGCGTGGCGCCCATGGAGTTCTGAACGCCTTTATTGCGTTGATTGATAAGTATCAGGTACAGGGGGCTGTGGATTTAGAAGGGAATTTCTGCCAGGGGTACTGCACAGAAGGCGTCGTCATTAAAATCGGGAACGAAATTATAACAAATGTTTCTCAGGAGAAGGTCTATGACCTTTTTGCTGAAAAAGTACTGGGGCGTGACGGTACATGA